TTGGCAAAATCAGAAGCAAGGATACTGGGGGCTACAATTGGTTTGACCATTCTTTCTTGTGTTCTTTTTTCGCTCTTGTAATTGGCATGCACCGTCTTGTGCAGGATAGTCTATATCAGTCTTgctttaattttctttttacgGACGGGTTGAGTTCTTTTAGCGTAGTTCTCATGGCAGGAAGGCGTGAAAGAGGTTCTACCTTatatatcaagaaaaagcaCTCTTCACACGCTGCAGAAGACCCACTGTTCTCTCTCCACTCAACCTTCTTTGCTCTTTTCGTCCTGTCCTGGCAATTCACCGTGCTCCTAAAGACACGCGCTGCTCCGCAAGAAGACGCTGAAGCATGTCCCAGGATGCAGCATGCAGGCCTGACAAACGAACGACACACTTATATCAACATTCTACGTCCAACTAGAATTACCGAGACTAAACAATCACGTCTTCTCCCGCTCTGTGGTCCTGAAAGTGCAAGTTTGTTTACTGTACGCAGGCATCGGTCGCTGGCTTGTTTTGTTATGTCTCAGATAAGCGCGTTTGTTatgcgaaaaaaaaaaactttacAGAGGcttttgtttatatatagCAAGagcatgaaaaaaacagtGATGGCTTCATGTTTTTCAGTCGCATTGTTGGCACAAGTTGCAGTCGTCGAGCCCATCAGAGTGCAACTTTGGTTAGATGTCGTAAATTGTATGAGCGAATCATTCATGTACCAATGTCCTCCACGGGATCAtcgctttttttcttcatcacgCCCCATCTTGTTGATCCGACGTTCTGTATCAACTGTATACAGATGGGTTGCTTCTCGCACCACGCAGGTTTTTCGTGCGGCCAAGACCGTTGTGAAGTGGTTTATTATCGTCGACCCACTTATAAATTCTATACTAATCAATTATCTCGTTGATAGGCTATGCATTTTTGGGCGTGCGGTATTGCGAACGAAAGAGCGCAAGACCAAGGAGAGAGAGCCCTGTCCCCCCATTATACAGCACATACACGTCAGGGGGCGCAAACGTCCTCGTCTGAGGATCGTGGCCATCAAGAGAAAGCGGAGGCGTCGCGGGCAGCATCGTGTCGAGCGTCCACCCACAAATATGTACCCAATGATGGAGATCCAGATGGTTGCTGTGCCACTTGCTCTTCCAAGTGCAATTGCACTGGCACGGTATCAGCAGGggcagcaacagcaacagcatcATCACCCTTGGTACGATCTCTCGCCCTCTGAAGAAACCCTCTCGACCTGTTGTTGTAGTTGAACTATAACTAAGAATTTCACACCCGGATTACCCAGCGCGCCCGCACGTGGTTTTTCATGGGAAGTATAATGAATAATGACCAAAgaacatctttttttctattccTTTTCACATGTTAAGCTTTTCATGTTTATAGATATATAGCACATATTTTTGCTAATTGATTAGAACCTTTCTAGTTGCGCATTTCTCAAAACGAAAAGACAAGAGCTAAAGGAGAAACATAATGGCGGttcaacaaagaaatgagAAGGCCGGTAGAAAGTCCGACAAAAACGCCCCATCTGTCCCACAAGTGGACGCATCACTGGACAAACCGCTTGATATTGATGCTCCTCCTACTATATTCAGTGTCAATTTGAAGCCAGAGTACGGCACTGCTGCACTGAACCTGTCTGCTGATTTTATCAAGCAAGAACAGGCACTGGCTAACAAGTATCTATTTTCCCATCCCCTCGTTATTCTCATTATAATCGCTGGGTCGCTTATTTACTTGGCTCCAAAAATCGTCTTTCCAATAAGAAACACGGGATCCATTGCAGGGTGGTTTTACCAGTTGTTTCAAATTAATAAGAAAGAGGTTCTCACTGGCCTGGTGTTCACTGCGATCGGCGCGTCTTTCTTGTTCACTCTACTCTCCCGTATTTCCGATTCATATTTCAAGTCTAAGATCAGCCAACTTGTCGCCTCTAAAGGTGAGAAAACCTTCGGTATTAACTTGAACGATTTGGTTGCAAGACACGAAACGGAAGACCCAGTGGTTGACAATACACACATTATAGTTTATCGGGAAACACCTATTGCATTGATCTCGTTAACTCCCAACATGACTTTGACCACTGATGACAACTTAGTCATGAGTGTTACCACCGTCGGTTGCCGTCGTGTATATGTCAAGAGTGGTATTATTGAGGATTTGATTGACTGGGCTATGCTCTACTCAAAAACTGTCAGGAAAAATGGCAAATATGGGGAGAGTATGAAACTCTTGATCGATGTATACTCGTTTGACAACACGCTGAAggagattttgaagaaaaaaggatttACTTACATTCAAAGTATCAGAGTTTCTGAAAATCGACTACTAGGCGGACTGTTCGGTGTCAAGAAGGAACTATGGGGTTTGCAGTTCCATTTCAAAACTGAACATAAGGACTAAAAAACAGTATTATATAATAgcctaaaaaaaatagcatAATCtctttgtttgtttttttttgcagtaTTCAGCAAGCAAATAATTAAACAAAACTTTAATAGTTTTTtcataaatatataaacaCCTAGTTGgcataaagaaaagcaagaaaaacgaACTAAAGTAACACCGAAATGCGGAACAGAccttgaaaagaaaaacatgtaaaaattttgaatccaTAGCATAATAGCGATTGCCGCGACTTTCTAAGGAAATGAAATGAAGGACATAAAAGAATACCAATGTATAATGATGAACAGAAAATAAGGATGGAAGAAAAGGGGGgtatcaaaaatataaaaaccAATGActcaataaaaaacaaattctgCAGATCCAGATAAGACAGAAACTGTACAACCGTCGGAGCCATCTCCAATAAAAGAGCCGCCTTCGTAAGCACAGCTGCCCTGAACGTTAGCACCATCGGATGCAACGATCTTAACGTTGAAATTGGCGGCTTGGTTGCTGTTAGGGTTTGGAATCAATGACAAATAAGCTTCGCCATTAGTATAACCAGCACCTAAGACTATTGGAGCCCAATTACCGACGTCTGAACCAGAAGTACCCCAAATACAGCCGTCTTCCACAGAGACACCGGCGTTGTTAACGTAATATTGAGCTGATGTCTTTTGGCCCTGCCACTGATAATAGGTGTCTTCGTCAACAACGGAAATAGGTTGAGAATCGCCACCATCAACTAGAGTGGGGATGACCATGTTTTCAGAGCCTGGGTAGTCAGTTCTACAAAGAGCGATGGAATCGGATTTTTTGTTAACAGCCTTGGCAGATGTTTTATCCGTAGAACACAAGTCGCTAGCGCCCGTGTTGGTACGGTACAAATAGCCGTTTTTACAGTAAAGACCACCGACAGATTTACCGTCGCCTGGTTGGTTGGAAGGCCATTGAGTCTTTGACATACCAGGCTCACAAGCGTAAGAACAGTAGTACCCGTCCTTGCACTCGGATGATGTGTTAGCATCCATGTCCATGACAGATGCCCATCCACCAAATCCCAACCAATCCAGAGAAACAATGCCGTTGTCAGAAGGGAAGTCTGAGCATTTAATGGTACCGTCTTGAAATCCACCATCACGCTTCTGTTCGGAGGAGTCCTTGTTGGAAGAAGCCAATGTGGTGGTCGTGGCGGCGGCTTCAACGCTTGTAACAGCGGCGTTGTAATCTATGTATTGAGTGACAGTGACGACCGCTGGTTTTTCGTCCTTGTGATGGTCTTCATGATGGCCGCTGGCTGGGGCAGGAGCAGATAGCGCAACGGAAGAAAGGgaagataataataaagctgtggaaaatttcattaCGTGttagagaaagaagaagtgaGTTTGCGCGACTATACTATAAATATTTTGACGTTAAAGGAGAGTGAGGCACCGTCTGTAAAGAGACTGCTAGTTGGATAATCAGTGATGAGGCGAGACGCTCGAAATGAATGGATATATTTATGCAACTGCGAGATATTAGGGCTACACTGAAATTTACTAGCAAGATATACAGATTCCAATTAcacaaaaaagaaaggagcTAGCAATCATGATGAGCTACCAGTTATATATCAAAAGGCATATCTGTCTTGCCACCCGCAATCAGTGCTTTCTTCCGGAGTTTCACTAAAACTCCACCTTTTCTCACTCGACGTACTCTTTAACGTCAATATCACAACAGCGCCACTGACCCCATactaaaaatttttttttactcgATCTGATATCCTGTTTAGGCTAATTGCCGTTGGTATTGTCCAGACTTTTTCTCGGAGATGGAGCATCTATTTGCGTCAAAAGATCCTCTCTTTCCATATTAAGTAAATTGCCTCTGTTTCTTTCCTCTCTGTCATAGAACTCGCAGGCAACCATATCTGAAAGCGGTCACGTGGAAGTCTAGGCCTGTGAAATCGGCCCGATGAATAGGCCCCGGTTACCCACCCCGACAACGGTATATCAGTCTACTTCTTTTgtcgtttctttttttccaattaaTTGTGGTGAAAACCACAATTAAGCTTTCAAGCACTCGCCGGCAAGGAAAAGGCAGTGAGCATAGAGTATGACGACAAagattattttcttgtttccCCTTTTGGGTCTCAACCCTATTTTCCCCTGAACAGTATTTATTGGACGATTTTCGAGGTAGACAAATTGAGTTATGAGCGGTAGATATGGTACCATACCATAGCCTTGCCTGATTATACGTTGCCTTATTAGTCAGTACCTTTTTCTGCCGAGgtcatttcctttttttgccttttttacCCTTGAGACTTGTCGGCttccttcctttttcttatcgGCTTTGTGCACCTTACTGCCTTACAACACTCTTGGTCCGTTCCTACGTGGGACAATAATGCCTTGGCGAGAATTTGGTTTTCACAAGATCAAGTTGGGGCTGAGTTTTTTTCGTATTGTGTGTGGGTTTTGAGAAAGGGCTACCTTTTCAACGATTTTATCGTTTACgcgttttttcttttttggttttttttttctcactCTAAACGCGTAAATCTATTCCCTTTTTCATGTAATGAGCATACAATTAAcgaatgaaaatatttcttaCAATGATACGTACGCACACTTGAAGGACCTTCGATAAGCTAAGAGACCCACTCGAACCACGCAAGTGTAGCATTTTACTCTCCTTACCATCCAATTAGAACACAAGTATCGAAGAGATGTCAATTGTATCACTACTAGGTATCAAGGTTTTGAACAATCCCGCTAAATTCACTGATCCATACGAATTTGAAATTACTTTTGAATGCTTAGAGTCTTTAAAACACGATTTAGAATGGAAGCTGACTTACGTTGGTTCGTCTCGTTCTCTGGACCATGACCAAGAATTGGACTCCATTCTAGTGGGTCCGGTTCCCGTAGGGGTCAACAAATTTGTGTTTTCAGCAGATCCTCCCTCTGCTGAACTGATTCCTGCAAGTGAACTAGTTAGTGTGACCGTTATTCTTCTAAGTTGTTCCTATGATGGAAGAGAATTTGTAAGAGTCGGCTACTACGTGAATAATGAGtacgatgaagaagagctAAGAGAAAATCCACCGGCAAAGGTACAGGTTGATCATATTGTGAGAAATATACTTGCTGAAAAGCCAAGAGTCACGAGGTTTAACATTGTTTGggacaatgaaaatgagggAGATCTGTACCCTCCTGAACAGCCTGGCGTtgatgacgaagacgaggaggaagatgacgatgacgaagacgaggacgaggaagatgacgatgatggagaagaaaacgacGACGAAGGCAACGGAGAGGgagaagctgaagaagcagctgaagaagaggaggaggaagaagaaaagaccGAAGATAATGAAACGAATctggaagaagaggaggaggatATAGAACACAGcgacgacgatgaagatgaagcaGATGGCGAAATCGTCCCAGCAGACAGAAACGTAGACGGTAACGAtaagaagaggaggaaagTAGAAGAACAGTCCACAGATATTGTGTCCACCCCGAAGGACGCGGCAtctccaagaaaataagaattCATGGGGTTATAACACTAATGGTACTTGGGAGTAGCACATTTTATAAAATGTATAAataagtaaaaaaaaaatctgaGATATAATTCGAAATGGACGGAAGGGCAGTTGTAAAATACAATATGCTTCAGCTTGATATATGTTTTTATGGCATAAAAATAAGTGGACGAGTCCGGAATCGAACCGGAGACCTCTCCCATGCTAAGGGAGCGCGCTACCGACTACGCCACACGCCCGTTTTATCAATGAGTGGTCTCGTCTAAACATCGGCTATGCCAATACGACTATCCGAAACAGCTGCAAATAAATGCAAGCGCAATATGTAACACGTTTGAACAGACCTAACGCCTTGCCGGAATGAGAATTGACAAGGCAAATTTGCAACTATCCATATCCATTGTAAATAGTGGaaacaacaaaagcaaTCCGTGATAGTTTAATGGTCAGAATGGGCGCTTGTCGCGTGCCAGATCGGGGTTCAATTCCCCGTCGCGGAGATTTTTGTCCggggatttttttttccttgtgAAACGTTTAAACATCAATGCATATATGTATTGAACGTTAATGATGTGTGTTTAAGTTTCAGCGGGAGCGACCGCCAGGTATTTTTACTACTTGGCACCGTATTATCAGTCTTCACAAGGAACAGAGGACCAGATTGGTGTTGCAAATGCTTGtgtaaatatttttgtGATTAATCAAATACCCCTGTGATATTTTACTCTTTATTCCGTTACATGCAGCTTTGTAGCTTGAAACCGCCTTAGACGTAGCTGTTCGCAGTCAGAATAGTGAAATATTTCCACATTGCGTATTGCAGTTCTCCTCAAACTTGTATCCCTGTTTAAAGTAGTCATCGGACTTTTCCGTCCGATAGGAATTCGCTCAACTTTGACAGGCGGAACTGCTTTCACATCGACTTCCTCTGGAGGGACAACATAAACAAGACAAGAACTAACcttcgaaaaagaaaacacaaatatatatacatacattACAGGCTTGAattgacaaaaaaataatggcAAATAATGTCAGTGAACGATCAGATAACTCATATAGGGAAAACATTGTCCACAACGGCGTCCGCCTTTCTAAGttatcaaaaatcaaacagCAACACTCAGGATGTACTAACCAATAGCGGGCCTTACAAGAACTTGTTATCCACTACTGTCAATAATACAAATTCAGCTTCGTACCTTCAGAAGAGGAATGAACGGATACCTCTTATAAGAAATGGTTCTTACACTTTCGAAGATGTTTACTCAAAGACGAGAAGAAGCGAtgtattcaaaaataagtTTACAGACAACAAAACATGCTTCAGAATGTCCACATACATAAGCGACGATTTACTGAATGAAATTCCCACTAGGGGAAGCCCAAAGGGCAACACTGATGACAAGCTTCTAACAGGAAAGGGAGAGGGTGAAACATCTTGGAAAAACGCACCCAAGAAAGAATCATCCTTGTTCCAAGGCTTCAAAAGTTATCTACCAATAGCCGAGCTTGCTATCGAAAACACTGAAAAGTTAACATATGGCACGAATGATATGGATGATGCAGGAAATGTTTTGTCCAAGAAATCAGAACGAGAGGACGTGGTCACTGACCTACCTAACTTCCAAGATTCATTCCTCATACCGCCGGGAGtggaaacgaaaaaaataagttcCTCTTATTCCCCTACTgcattgaaaagtttttctCAAACACTTGTAAATAGtttagaatttttgaatatccaAAAGAATTCTACATTATCCGAAGTAAAGGACATTGATCTTGAAATTGAGGGCCTAAGGCAAACAAAGGAGAAATTGTTAACAAAGATCGCCAATATAGAACAGAAccaatttcttttggaagacAATCTTAAGCAAATTGACGATAGAATGGATTTCCTAGAAGAATATGGACTGGAAATAATCGAAGCTAGTAGTGATGAAAATGCAGAAGATCCTAGTATAGGTGAGGGAATAACTTCCAAGAACGGTGGCAAAAGTAATGACACAACAAAAAGTATGACGTCAGAAACTTCCAACCTTCCCCCAAGAACAAAACAGCAGCTTCGAAAAGATAACTCATCCAAACTAGGAGCATTTTATAACAAAACCAGAAAGAAACATAGAAAAAGTTTCCCAACGTTCCAACACCTTTATGAACCGGGAACAAAAATCGGTTCTATAGAATCCGCACACGATGATTTCATTACTTGCTTAGATTTTGATGGGCCCTTCGGCACCTTGTGTACAGCCGGATATCTCGATCATACTGTAAAAATTTGGGATTTATCCaaacgaaagaaaattggGGAGTTAGCTGGGCATCTTGCTACAATTAATTGTATGCAAATCGATCGTGACTACGGGACGCTTGTTACAGGTGGTAGAGACGCAGCTTTAAAACTATGGAACTTGAATTTAGCCGAACAGCTTTACCAAGAAACTCAAAATCTCACCTGTCCCGCTAGTCAAATTGATTCTCCATGTGTCTTTACATTTGAAGCTCATATTGACGAGGTTACTGCATTATCATTGGATCCCAATTTCTTGGTAAGTGGTTCGCAAGATAGAACCATTAGGCAATGGGACTTATGTTCCGGGAAATGTATGCAGACCATTGATTTGAGTTTTGCTAATGTCTTGACAACCGCTACCAATGTAGATTTGTCAAAGAGCACTCTCCTTACCCAAAGAAGTGAGAGGCCTACTATAGGTGCACTACAGAGTTTTGACGCAGCATTGGCTACAGGTACAAAGGACGGTATTGTGAGATTATGGGATTTAAGATCCGGCAAAGTAATACGTACTTTGGAAGGGCATACAGACGCCATAACATCATTGAAGTTTGATTCTGCGTGCTTAGTTACCGGTTCATACGACAGGACAGTCAGGGTCTGGGATTTGAGAACTGGATTGTTGAGCAAGTTTCATGCATACAATGCGCCCGTGTTATCTTTAGATTTCTTTCAGGACAACGCTGCAGTCGTCGTGTCAAATGCAACATCTATTCATATTTACGATAGCAACAAGGATGAAAGCTGGCCCTGTGTCGAAAAAGGCGACGAAGTGAACGTTACTGCCGTTAAATACAAAGATAACTACATGCTCGAGGGTCGCGGGAATGGAGACGTGCATATTTGGGCAGTCTAAGAGGGCATTGCAATCACTGATCGCgtttagaaaaagaagaaataaaaagtgCACACATGCATAAGTGCTCGctcaaatatatatatttgtatataaaaatataatattcaTCTGGAATGTAAATAAAGCATTTAAAGTACTGATGACGGTCTTTTAATGAAGTTTATTACCTGAAAGATGGATTCATCACATATAATAAGCTTTCCCATCAGTTTAAGCCATATTTACCCGGTAAAGGAGGCAAGACGACAAGACGTTCAAAGTGATGGATGTTCAAGTGGCgactttttcatcttcgctactggaaaaaaaaaaatgaagaatataGAGTCAGTATTGAGCATATGACGGATGCTAAATAATTCCTAGTGTATTCCGAACATAAAAAATCAGAACCAAATATCTAGTAGCATCTGGATTGCGTGGCCATATAACTCGTGGAACAATGAATTTTGGAGGTCAAACACCTACAATTGTGGTTCTAAAAGAGGGAACAGACGCATCTCAAGGTAGAGGTCAAATCATCTCCAACATTAATGCCTGCGTTGCCGTACAAGAGACACTAAAGCCAACTTTAGGTCCCTTAGGTTCCGATATTCTAATTGTGAcatcaaatcaaaagacTACTATTTCTAATGATGGTGCTACAATCTTAAAATTATTAGATGTAGTGCACCCTGCTGCCAAAACTTTGGTGGATATATCCAGAGCTCAGGATGCTGAGGTTGGTGATGGTACAACTAGTGTGACCATCTTGGCCGGTGAGTTGATGAAGGAATCTAAACctttcttggaagaaggCATTTCGTCTCATTTGATTATGAAGGGTTATAGAAAGGCAGTATCTTTGGCTGTCGAAAAGATAAATGAATTAGCTGTGGATATTACGACAGAAAAAAGCAGTGGCAGGGAGTTACTGGAGCGCTGCGCTAGAACTGCGATGTCATCCAAGTTGATCCATAAGAATGCGGATTTCTTTGTTAAAATGTGTGTTGATGCTGTGCTATCCCTTGATAGAAATGACTTAGACGACAAATTAATAGGTATTAAGAAAGTTCCAGGTGGTGCTATGGAAGAAtctcttttcatcaatggtgtcgcattcaagaaaacgtTCTCCTATGCTGGGTTTGAACAACAGCCCAAAAAATTCTCCAACCCTAAAATTTTGAGTTTGAACGTTGAATTAGAGCTGAAAGCAGAGAAAGATAACGCTGAAGTACGTGTAGAGAATGTTGAAGATTACCAAGCCATTGTGGATGCAGAATGgcatttgatttttgaaaagttaaAACAAGTAGAAAGAACGGGCGCAAATATTGTATTATCCAAGTTACCAATTGGTGATTTAGCAACTCAATTCTTTGCTGATAGAAATATCTTCTGTGCAGGTAGAGTGAGCGCAGATGACATGAACCGTGTTATCCAAGCAGTTGGCGGTTCTATACAGTCTACTACATCCGATATTAAACCAGAGCATTTAGGTACTTGTGACTTGTTCGAGGAGATGCAGATTGGTTCTGAACGTTACAATTTATTCCAAGGTTGCCCACAAGCTAAAACGTGTACATTGCTTTTAAGAGGAGGTGCTGAGCAGGTTATCGCAGAAGTAGAGAGATCCCTGCACGATGCAATCATGATTGTCAAGAGGGCTCTACAGAATAAACTAATTGTTGCAGGTGGCGGTGCCACAGAAATGGAAATTTCTAAATGTTTGAGAGATTATTCAAAGACAATAGCTGGTAAGCAACAAATGGTAATCAATGCCTTCGCCAAGGCCTTGGAAGTTATTCCAAGACAACTTTGTGAAAATGCTGGTTTCGACGCAATAGAAATACTAAACAAATTAAGATTGGCTCACAGCAAGGGTGAAAAATGGTACGgtgttgattttgaaacaGAAAATATCGGTGACAACTTTGCCAAATTTGTATGGGAACCTGCTCTAGTGAAAATCAATGCTTTGTATAGTGCCACAGAGGCTACCAACCTAATTTTATCTGTTGATGAGACAATCACGAACAAGGGAAGCGAAAGCGCCAATGCTGGTATGATGCCTCCCCAAGGTGctggaagaggaagaggtATGCCAATGCAATAAATGCTTTAGAGCCATGTGTTGCATACATTTCTATTAATACTCCTTTTGCAGTAGCTTTTGCATTAAAGGTAATTTCTTTCCATGAAAAATAAGTGAATACTGTATCGATAAAACCTTAgtccttcctttttttgtataataTGTAGGAAACACAgagaaactttttttttactgcaATCGTTCGTGCTGTCGCACACTTCTACTGTATTTAACTCATAGTATAAGATATGCCCAATTGTAGATTGTGACCTTATTTTGCAACTGATGATGCTACTGCATAACTACATAACCATATATACACATGATATCGAACTTAAAAATGACGctggtaaaaaaatgatctACCTGCTTTTATCCccttttcgtttttctgCCCTTTCTAAACGCTCTTCAAGACCTCGGCATTTCCCATCTAATTCGTTGATATGCCTCCTATATAAATCTGTTACGAGTTCTAACTCATTGATTCTAGTCTTCAgctttattatttcttcttctttgtgTAACTTGGTGGATAAAGGACCGTTTAAAGCTTTGATTGGATGACCTGTTAGGTTCCGTTCAGAGGTGACATCTGACCTGCAAATACCGTTTGAAACCGATAAAGAATGTGCTGTAGATAAGTATGGAACCTTGGAGGACTGTATCAACGGTATGAGATGAGGTGGCGTACCCTCAGTTTTCACATTGCTGTTTACAGGCTCCTTGGTCTCCAACATGTCGTTGATAGAGGCCATATGGAATGATAAGGAGGTTGGATCACTGCGCTTCGCGGATATTATATCTGGTGAAGACATTGTGGACCTGATTTGATTCGGTATATCGGATGGATTAGAGTCCGTTGTCCGTGAAGAAGTCGGCGCCAGAGTTGCAGCAGTCGAAACGATACcgttgttgctgttggaGACTGTCTCACTCATGTTATTTGATATTGAGGTACTATTTAAACTACCGAGAAGCATTGATAAGTGAGGTAGTTGGGGAGAATCCGCGCCTGTTTTTGATGCTACCGCATTAGGCGGAAGAGAACTTGCGCCAAATTGTGGCAGTTCTTTATTGGAAGCTGACTTAacagaagaatttgaatattccTTGATATCTGTATAACTTGGAAAAGTAAGTAATTTCTCCTGGTGAATGGTAGCGTCCtgttttgataattttggCTTTAGCTTCGGCCTCGAAGAATCTCCAGACATAAGCacttccaatttttttgctgatAGGTGAGAATTATTCTTATCTTTCGGATCCGtcttggattttttggaaaccTTCTCTCCGGATGGCGACCCAATTGAAGATTGAgaggattttttctttttacctTCAACTGAAGATTTGCTGACTTTGCGATTGCTTGATTCTATAGTTCCTTCGCTTTTAAGCTCTGCAATTAATGTTTGATTCCGAAAATTATCCAAATTATGTGCATGATTTGTAttactttttctatttcGGGACTTTATTACATCTGTTTTCAAGCTAATTGGTCTAGGCTTCCCATGCAGCTTCAAAAACAAGCCGCAAGCATTACAAAGAACAGCTCCATGCTCATCTCTTCTCCATAAAGGTGTTGTAGAGGTTAAACAGTTTTTACACACTGGGACGTTGGCATCATCGGAAACATTATGATCACAACTAGTATCTGTTGCCTGCCCGCTATTTCtgatttgatttttagGCAATATATGATTCAAAGAGTTCATGTCTGAGCTTATATCGCCAGAAGCAGGACCAGAAAAACCCTTGTTATCAGTCTCAAAGTTCATATTGTTGTCGATCGTCATGTTTACCTGTGGTTTGCGCAATTGAACTGATGATTTACAGTCGTTAGAAACAGCTTCACAACCCAATGGCGGCCATTTTCCATTATGCCCCTCCTCTTCGCTTTGATTTATGTTGTTAGAACTTTCGTTTGAACTTGGCTCAAATACATTGTCTCGTTTCCTAATGTCATAGCTTCCAAAAGTTGTAGCTTGCAATGACATAATACTACCAGTAAGACTGTATGATAGAGCAAAAACACGCCAATGATACTCGTAATCTTATGAATCAACTGGAATGATTTATGGTATGTCTTATTTCCTGAACTACCTTATTCATCAAACCCGTATCTTGTTTTTCACTGATTAGGATTGATAAGCGCAGATAAGCAAAGataacaaa
Above is a window of Saccharomyces kudriavzevii IFO 1802 strain IFO1802 genome assembly, chromosome: 10 DNA encoding:
- the PHO86 gene encoding Pho86p (similar to Saccharomyces cerevisiae PHO86 (YJL117W); ancestral locus Anc_1.238), whose product is MAVQQRNEKAGRKSDKNAPSVPQVDASLDKPLDIDAPPTIFSVNLKPEYGTAALNLSADFIKQEQALANKYLFSHPLVILIIIAGSLIYLAPKIVFPIRNTGSIAGWFYQLFQINKKEVLTGLVFTAIGASFLFTLLSRISDSYFKSKISQLVASKGEKTFGINLNDLVARHETEDPVVDNTHIIVYRETPIALISLTPNMTLTTDDNLVMSVTTVGCRRVYVKSGIIEDLIDWAMLYSKTVRKNGKYGESMKLLIDVYSFDNTLKEILKKKGFTYIQSIRVSENRLLGGLFGVKKELWGLQFHFKTEHKD
- the NCA3 gene encoding SUN family protein NCA3 (similar to Saccharomyces cerevisiae NCA3 (YJL116C) and UTH1 (YKR042W); ancestral locus Anc_1.241), with translation MKFSTALLLSSLSSVALSAPAPASGHHEDHHKDEKPAVVTVTQYIDYNAAVTSVEAAATTTTLASSNKDSSEQKRDGGFQDGTIKCSDFPSDNGIVSLDWLGFGGWASVMDMDANTSSECKDGYYCSYACEPGMSKTQWPSNQPGDGKSVGGLYCKNGYLYRTNTGASDLCSTDKTSAKAVNKKSDSIALCRTDYPGSENMVIPTLVDGGDSQPISVVDEDTYYQWQGQKTSAQYYVNNAGVSVEDGCIWGTSGSDVGNWAPIVLGAGYTNGEAYLSLIPNPNSNQAANFNVKIVASDGANVQGSCAYEGGSFIGDGSDGCTVSVLSGSAEFVFY
- the SKDI10G1000 gene encoding uncharacterized protein (similar to Saccharomyces cerevisiae YJL118W), producing the protein MHRLVQDSLYQSCFNFLFTDGLSSFSVVLMAGRRERGSTLYIKKKHSSHAAEDPLFSLHSTFFALFVLSWQFTVLLKTRAAPQEDAEACPRMQHAGLTNERHTYINILRPTRITETKQSRLLPLCGPESASLFTVRRHRSLACFVMSQISAFVMRKKKTLQRLLFIYSKSMKKTVMASCFSVALLAQVAVVEPIRVQLWLDVVNCMSESFMYQCPPRDHRFFSSSRPILLIRRSVSTVYRWVASRTTQVFRAAKTVVKWFIIVDPLINSILINYLVDRLCIFGRAVLRTKERKTKEREPCPPIIQHIHVRGRKRPRLRIVAIKRKRRRRGQHRVERPPTNMYPMMEIQMVAVPLALPSAIALARYQQGQQQQQHHHPWYDLSPSEETLSTCCCS
- the ASF1 gene encoding nucleosome assembly factor ASF1 (similar to Saccharomyces cerevisiae ASF1 (YJL115W); ancestral locus Anc_1.242), which codes for MSIVSLLGIKVLNNPAKFTDPYEFEITFECLESLKHDLEWKLTYVGSSRSLDHDQELDSILVGPVPVGVNKFVFSADPPSAELIPASELVSVTVILLSCSYDGREFVRVGYYVNNEYDEEELRENPPAKVQVDHIVRNILAEKPRVTRFNIVWDNENEGDLYPPEQPGVDDEDEEEDDDDEDEDEEDDDDGEENDDEGNGEGEAEEAAEEEEEEEEKTEDNETNLEEEEEDIEHSDDDEDEADGEIVPADRNVDGNDKKRRKVEEQSTDIVSTPKDAASPRK